One genomic region from Ptychodera flava strain L36383 chromosome 14, AS_Pfla_20210202, whole genome shotgun sequence encodes:
- the LOC139149283 gene encoding dehydrogenase/reductase SDR family member 7-like isoform X2: MVLRHRWTRPLNLSQNLKGKVIWITGASSGIGEELAYQLSGIGSKLVLSARRKSELERVQSTCLQRGVTEDEDIMILPLDLSVFDSHSSAAQKVLSKFGKIDILVNNAGRSQRSYALDTSLEVDIECIKLNVIGTVSLTKAVLPDMVKRKSGHIVIISSALGIMPVALQTAYSAAKFALQGYFDALRSELYDENITVTTICPGPVVSKVVENAMTTTVDKTAQDLGVDAAMQYGNRMPTARCAEVIIISMANKLSEVWCSRHPILFFIYIGQYMPTIYRFLSKFYARKRIQAFRETLRGKKTN, translated from the exons ATGGTTCTTCGTCACCGGTGGACCCGACCCCTGAACCTGTCTC aaaacctcaaagGGAAAGTGATATGGATAACAGGAGCTTCCAGTGGCATCGGAGAGGAACTTGCCTACCAATTGTCTGGCATAGGCTCTAAACTAGTTCTCTCAGCAAGACGAAAGAGTGAACTAGAAAGAGTGCAATCAACATGTCTGCAAAGAGGTGTCACTGAAGATGAGGACATCATGATATTACCATTAGATCTAAGTGTCTTTGATAGTCACTCTTCTGCTGCACAGAAAGTTCTGTCAAAATTTGGCAAG ATTGATATTCTTGTCAACAATGCTGGCCGCTCTCAACGCTCCTATGCACTTGATACATCCTTGGAAGTTGACATAGAATGTATCAAGTTGAATGTCATTGGTACGGTGTCGCTAACCAAGGCTGTTCTCCCTGACATGGTGAAAAGAAAATCTGGTCACATCGTCATCATCAGTAGTGCTCTAGGAATAATGCCAGTGGCTCTACAGACCGCTTACAGCGCTGCAAAGTTTGCATTACAG GGGTATTTTGATGCACTGAGATCAGAGCTGTATGATGAGAATATCACCGTGACAACAATATGTCCTGGTCCTGTTGTCTCCAAGGTTGTAGAGAACGCCATGACAACTACTGTGGACAAG ACTGCTCAAGATCTTGGTGTAGATGCTGCAATGCAGTATGGGAACAGAATGCCAACAGCCAGATGTGCTGAGGTCATTATCATCTCAATGGCCAACAAGTTGTCTGAAGTCTGGTGTTCAAGACATCCAATCCTTTTCTTCATATACATTGGACAATACATGCCCACAATTTACAG ATTTCTATCCAAGTTCTATGCAAGGAAACGTATCCAGGCTTTCAGGGAAACCTTG CGCGGGAAGAAAACCAATTAA
- the LOC139149283 gene encoding dehydrogenase/reductase SDR family member 7-like isoform X1, with product MICMALLGLLVVIILFLMVIAICVSDTDLTLKFYERFGIQNGENLKGKVIWITGASSGIGEELAYQLSGIGSKLVLSARRKSELERVQSTCLQRGVTEDEDIMILPLDLSVFDSHSSAAQKVLSKFGKIDILVNNAGRSQRSYALDTSLEVDIECIKLNVIGTVSLTKAVLPDMVKRKSGHIVIISSALGIMPVALQTAYSAAKFALQGYFDALRSELYDENITVTTICPGPVVSKVVENAMTTTVDKTAQDLGVDAAMQYGNRMPTARCAEVIIISMANKLSEVWCSRHPILFFIYIGQYMPTIYRFLSKFYARKRIQAFRETLRGKKTN from the exons ATGATTTGCATGGCGCTACTCGGCTTGCTTGTTGTCATCATCCTGTTCCTCATGGTCATTGCCATCTGTGTGTCTGATACAGACctgactttgaaattttatgaaagaTTTGGTATTCAGAATGGAG aaaacctcaaagGGAAAGTGATATGGATAACAGGAGCTTCCAGTGGCATCGGAGAGGAACTTGCCTACCAATTGTCTGGCATAGGCTCTAAACTAGTTCTCTCAGCAAGACGAAAGAGTGAACTAGAAAGAGTGCAATCAACATGTCTGCAAAGAGGTGTCACTGAAGATGAGGACATCATGATATTACCATTAGATCTAAGTGTCTTTGATAGTCACTCTTCTGCTGCACAGAAAGTTCTGTCAAAATTTGGCAAG ATTGATATTCTTGTCAACAATGCTGGCCGCTCTCAACGCTCCTATGCACTTGATACATCCTTGGAAGTTGACATAGAATGTATCAAGTTGAATGTCATTGGTACGGTGTCGCTAACCAAGGCTGTTCTCCCTGACATGGTGAAAAGAAAATCTGGTCACATCGTCATCATCAGTAGTGCTCTAGGAATAATGCCAGTGGCTCTACAGACCGCTTACAGCGCTGCAAAGTTTGCATTACAG GGGTATTTTGATGCACTGAGATCAGAGCTGTATGATGAGAATATCACCGTGACAACAATATGTCCTGGTCCTGTTGTCTCCAAGGTTGTAGAGAACGCCATGACAACTACTGTGGACAAG ACTGCTCAAGATCTTGGTGTAGATGCTGCAATGCAGTATGGGAACAGAATGCCAACAGCCAGATGTGCTGAGGTCATTATCATCTCAATGGCCAACAAGTTGTCTGAAGTCTGGTGTTCAAGACATCCAATCCTTTTCTTCATATACATTGGACAATACATGCCCACAATTTACAG ATTTCTATCCAAGTTCTATGCAAGGAAACGTATCCAGGCTTTCAGGGAAACCTTG CGCGGGAAGAAAACCAATTAA
- the LOC139149279 gene encoding dehydrogenase/reductase SDR family member 7-like, with translation MISMTLLGWFVVIILFLVVIAICMSDTDLTLKFYERFGIQNGENLKDKVIWITGASSGIGEELAYQLSGIGSKLVLSARRKSELERVKSTCLQRGVTEDEDIMILPLDLSVFDSHPSAAQKVLAKFGKIDILVNNGGRSQRSYALDTSLEVDKECIKLNVIGTVSLTKAVLPDMVKRKSGHIVIISSLAGKLPAALQTAYCGAKFALQGYFDALRSELYGENITVTTICPGPVVSSVVQNAMTSTLDKTAQDLGVDAAMQYGNRMPTARCAKIIITSMANKLSEVWCSKNPILLATYIGQYMPTIFRSLSTFFARKRIKSLRDNMREKKTN, from the exons ATGATTTCTATGACGCTACTCGGATGGTTTGTCGTCATCATCCTCTTCCTTGTTGTCATTGCCATCTGCATGTCTGATACCGACctgactttgaaattttatgaaagaTTTGGCATTCAAAATGGAG AGAACCTGAAGGATAAAGTGATATGGATAACAGGAGCTTCCAGTGGCATCGGAGAGGAACTTGCCTACCAATTGTCTGGCATAGGCTCTAAACTAGTTCTCTCAGCAAGACGAAAGAGTGAACTAGAAAGAGTGAAATCAACATGTCTGCAAAGAGGTGTCACTGAAGATGAGGACATCATGATATTACCACTAGATCTAAGTGTCTTTGATAGTCACCCATCTGCTGCACAGAAAGTCCTAGCAAAATTTGGCAAG ATTGATATTCTTGTCAACAATGGTGGCCGTTCTCAACGCTCCTATGCACTTGATACATCCTTGGAAGTTGACAAAGAATGTATCAAGTTGAATGTCATTGGTACGGTGTCGCTAACCAAAGCTGTTCTCCCTGACATGGTGAAAAGAAAATCTGGTCATATCGTCATCATCAGTAGCCTCGCAGGGAAACTACCAGCAGCTCTACAAACTGCTTATTGTGGCGCAAAGTTTGCATTACAG GGTTACTTTGATGCTCTGCGATCAGAGCTATATGGTGAGAATATCACCGTGACAACAATATGTCCTGGTCCTGTTGTCTCCAGCGTTGTACAGAATGCCATGACATCTACTTTGGACAAG ACTGCTCAAGATCTTGGTGTAGATGCTGCAATGCAGTATGGGAACAGAATGCCGACAGCCAGATGTGCTAAGATTATTATCACCTCAATGGCCAACAAGTTGTCTGAAGTCTGGTGTTCTAAAAATCCAATCCTTTTGGCTACATACATTGGACAATACATGCCCACAATCTTTAG ATCTCTTTCGACGTTCTTTGCTAGAAAGCGCATCAAGTCTCTGAGGGATAACATG CGTGAGAAGAAAACCAATTAA